One segment of Opitutales bacterium DNA contains the following:
- a CDS encoding LysR family transcriptional regulator, which yields MDLKKLNYLLAVAEELNFSKAARRLGVSQSMVSRAVKEIEDTVGEKLFFRDASSIALTPAGEAFIPRVDEALLTIEEGLKEMREASARCETQIDIGYLPSSYDTFVGDVINVFRQTFASTQLTPHPMDAGPMVEALRAGKINIAFIGHICAELEKEFDVFKLWRIPLVIVLGAQHPLAKKERLELSELAELPLISLDSENFPGRHALILQALRTAGVNPAEIRQVDGPLTALAHIAASDVFSLMPSEVESIATQHVRFIPLKDPGPSVDFYALVRRDEARKSVLTLLNECKRIVEAK from the coding sequence ATGGACCTCAAAAAACTCAACTACTTGCTCGCTGTGGCTGAGGAGCTAAATTTCAGCAAAGCCGCACGTCGACTCGGAGTGAGTCAGTCTATGGTAAGCCGAGCCGTGAAGGAAATTGAGGATACAGTGGGCGAAAAGCTCTTTTTCCGCGATGCCAGTAGTATCGCACTCACCCCGGCAGGCGAAGCGTTCATCCCTAGAGTAGATGAAGCGTTGCTAACGATCGAAGAAGGCCTCAAGGAAATGCGTGAGGCATCGGCCCGCTGTGAAACTCAGATCGATATCGGCTATCTACCATCCTCTTACGACACATTTGTCGGCGATGTCATAAATGTGTTTCGTCAGACCTTCGCCTCGACACAGCTTACCCCTCACCCAATGGATGCAGGTCCGATGGTAGAAGCTCTGCGCGCAGGAAAAATCAACATCGCCTTTATCGGGCATATCTGCGCGGAGCTAGAAAAGGAATTCGATGTATTTAAACTGTGGCGCATCCCCTTGGTTATTGTCTTGGGGGCTCAACATCCATTGGCCAAGAAAGAGCGTCTAGAATTGAGCGAGCTGGCGGAACTACCCCTGATATCCCTTGACAGTGAAAACTTCCCTGGACGCCACGCCTTGATCCTCCAGGCCTTGCGTACCGCTGGTGTGAATCCAGCAGAAATTCGCCAAGTGGACGGTCCCTTGACCGCCCTAGCTCATATCGCAGCCAGCGACGTGTTCTCCCTGATGCCGAGTGAAGTCGAGAGCATCGCGACTCAGCATGTGCGTTTTATCCCCCTCAAGGATCCAGGTCCTAGCGTGGATTTCTATGCTCTGGTCCGTCGTGATGAAGCACGAAAATCGGTGCTCACTCTGCTCAATGAATGTAAACGGATCGTGGAAGCCAAGTAG